The following are encoded in a window of Mycobacterium sp. ELW1 genomic DNA:
- a CDS encoding mechanosensitive ion channel family protein, with product MSDVFTSAWFYWAIGIAIGLPVGLITLTEWQHALRRRKSFLLKPVTLLRNYLLPLGALLLLMIEASRVPAGSTSVRMVGTLVAFVVLVLLLSGINAAVFQSAPDGSWRKRIPGIFLDVARFLLIAVGLAMIFAYIWGANVKGLFTALGITSIVVGLTLQNSVGQIISGLLMLFEQPFKIGDWLDTPAAKGRVVEVNWRAVHLETGTGLQITPNSVLAGASFTNLSRPPGKHTIMVTSVFAVDDAPDEVCAMLVRVASELPQCHPDLPPSAVPLGAKEYQTKIPLKSPADDGKAKATFLRWVWYSARRAGLHLDEAEDQFSTPERVTAAIRSIVAPTLRLDREEQQRLIPHATMERFGDGELVQRSGEVPAGIKFIVSGEVRLTAIAEDGTEVVVGSHERGSFLGQSTLTRQPVIGWSYAVGEVTMVYLAREQVETIVHDNPLLLQEFGRTIEQRRDYMLRAVATSEGDDAS from the coding sequence ATGAGTGACGTGTTCACCTCGGCCTGGTTCTACTGGGCAATTGGGATCGCCATCGGGCTACCCGTCGGGCTGATCACCCTCACCGAGTGGCAGCACGCGCTCCGCCGCAGGAAAAGCTTTCTGCTGAAGCCGGTGACTCTGCTGCGCAACTACCTTCTGCCGCTGGGCGCGCTGCTGCTCTTGATGATCGAAGCCAGCCGGGTGCCGGCGGGATCGACCTCGGTGCGGATGGTGGGCACTCTGGTAGCTTTCGTCGTCCTGGTCCTGCTGCTCTCGGGGATCAACGCCGCAGTGTTCCAAAGCGCACCGGACGGAAGCTGGCGGAAGCGAATTCCGGGAATCTTCCTCGACGTCGCCCGTTTCTTGTTGATCGCCGTGGGCCTGGCGATGATATTCGCCTACATCTGGGGTGCGAACGTCAAGGGCCTCTTCACCGCGCTCGGAATCACCTCGATCGTTGTCGGCCTGACACTGCAGAACTCGGTCGGCCAGATCATCTCCGGGTTGCTGATGCTTTTCGAGCAGCCGTTCAAAATCGGCGACTGGCTTGATACTCCGGCCGCCAAAGGGCGGGTCGTGGAGGTGAACTGGCGAGCCGTCCATCTCGAAACCGGCACCGGCCTGCAGATCACACCGAACTCGGTACTGGCCGGGGCATCGTTCACGAACCTGAGCCGGCCGCCGGGAAAGCACACAATCATGGTCACGAGCGTTTTCGCGGTCGATGACGCTCCTGACGAAGTGTGCGCCATGCTCGTGCGGGTGGCCTCGGAGCTACCGCAGTGCCATCCTGATCTGCCCCCGTCGGCAGTTCCTTTGGGGGCCAAGGAGTATCAGACCAAGATTCCGTTGAAGTCGCCGGCCGATGACGGCAAGGCCAAAGCGACGTTTCTACGCTGGGTCTGGTACTCGGCCCGACGTGCAGGTCTGCACTTGGACGAGGCGGAGGACCAATTCTCCACTCCCGAGCGAGTCACCGCGGCGATCCGTTCCATCGTCGCGCCGACATTGCGACTGGACCGCGAAGAGCAGCAGCGTTTGATCCCGCATGCGACGATGGAGCGGTTCGGCGACGGAGAGCTTGTGCAGCGCTCCGGTGAGGTTCCCGCCGGCATCAAATTCATTGTCTCCGGCGAGGTTCGGTTGACCGCTATCGCAGAGGACGGCACCGAGGTGGTGGTCGGCAGCCACGAGCGCGGTTCGTTCCTGGGACAGAGCACGCTAACCCGTCAGCCCGTGATCGGCTGGTCTTACGCGGTGGGCGAGGTCACCATGGTGTACCTGGCCCGCGAGCAGGTTGAGACGATCGTTCACGACAATCCCTTGCTCTTGCAGGAATTCGGCCGCACGATCGAGCAGCGCCGTGACTACATGCTGCGAGCGGTCGCGACGAGTGAGGGTGATGACGCGTCCTGA
- a CDS encoding adenylate/guanylate cyclase domain-containing protein has product MSQVTEQSASQPVPTPDPGPGKRGLLERFRRDRLLARVSIQSKLILMLVLCTMLAAAVVGAIAFEVGRTSLRTAVFSRLIEIREAQSRALEGQFQDLKNSLVIYSHGTSTSDALAAFTAGFNQLDNVAISPAQWQGVLAYYDTFIKQTEQQSGTQLDAAALLPTAPAQRYLQANYTARLPTDDAAIAMGDAGDGSQWSAANARYQDFFRQIATRFGFQDALLLDARGNVVYSAYKGVDLGTNIITGPYAGSKLHGAYLKAMSANTVDYVGLTDFEFYQPAQMQPTAWMVAPIAPNGRTEGVLALQFPISKINQLMTFDRQWKDAGLGATGETFLVGPDGLMRSDSRVFVEDPQRYKREVTAAGTPAEVADKAILLGGTTLVQPDVSQATSNARRGETGTLVSSDYLGNRALQSYAPLPDHNSGLQWSIIAKVDVAEAFAKESSFTRTMVLSTVGMIFIVCVLAAYLAQVFVRPIRRLEAGAQRIAAGDYLVAIPVETRDELGDLTRAFNDMSRSLTVKDDLLKEQRQQNDELLRSLMPDAVVERFRQGEETIASEHHNVTVIFADLLGIDRLQAEMSPGDYLALGNELMRQIEAAATDLGIESVHTVRNGYLASCGLTVPRLDNVRRTVDFAVECVRIVERFNSDAGIALQLRAGIDSGDVGSGLMGSPSLVYDMWGDAVNLAHQVKDGSPRPGIFVTAKVYEALRDTMTFVEAGSVTVGDTSQPIWQVSEDQR; this is encoded by the coding sequence ATGTCGCAAGTGACTGAGCAGAGCGCGTCGCAACCCGTGCCGACGCCGGATCCCGGCCCTGGCAAGCGCGGGCTGCTGGAGCGGTTCCGCCGCGATCGGCTGCTCGCGCGGGTCAGCATCCAGTCCAAGCTGATCTTGATGCTCGTGCTGTGCACGATGCTGGCCGCAGCGGTCGTCGGCGCGATCGCTTTCGAGGTCGGCCGCACGTCGCTCCGCACTGCTGTGTTCAGCCGGTTGATCGAAATCCGGGAGGCGCAGTCCCGTGCCCTCGAGGGCCAGTTCCAGGATCTCAAGAATTCGCTGGTCATCTACAGCCATGGCACGAGCACATCGGACGCGCTTGCGGCGTTCACCGCCGGGTTCAATCAGCTCGACAACGTAGCGATCAGCCCGGCGCAGTGGCAGGGAGTGCTCGCCTACTACGACACCTTCATCAAGCAAACCGAACAGCAGAGCGGCACCCAGTTGGATGCGGCCGCCTTGTTGCCCACAGCCCCCGCCCAGCGATATCTGCAAGCCAACTACACAGCGCGGCTACCCACCGACGACGCGGCAATCGCCATGGGCGACGCCGGTGACGGGAGCCAGTGGTCGGCCGCAAACGCGCGGTACCAGGATTTCTTCCGGCAGATCGCCACCCGGTTCGGTTTCCAGGACGCCTTACTCCTCGATGCGCGCGGCAACGTCGTCTACAGCGCATATAAGGGTGTCGACCTCGGCACCAACATCATCACCGGGCCCTACGCCGGCTCGAAACTGCATGGCGCCTATCTCAAGGCGATGTCGGCCAACACCGTCGACTATGTCGGCCTTACCGATTTCGAGTTCTATCAGCCGGCTCAGATGCAGCCCACCGCGTGGATGGTCGCCCCGATCGCGCCGAACGGCAGAACCGAAGGCGTGCTCGCTTTGCAGTTCCCCATCTCGAAGATCAACCAGCTCATGACCTTCGACCGACAGTGGAAGGATGCCGGCCTCGGCGCCACTGGAGAGACTTTTCTCGTCGGACCCGATGGACTGATGCGGTCGGACTCGCGAGTGTTCGTCGAGGACCCGCAGCGGTACAAGCGCGAGGTGACTGCGGCGGGTACACCCGCTGAAGTCGCCGACAAGGCGATTCTGCTCGGCGGCACCACGTTGGTGCAGCCCGACGTATCCCAAGCCACATCCAACGCGCGGCGGGGCGAGACCGGCACGCTGGTGTCCAGCGACTATCTGGGCAACCGAGCTCTCCAGTCCTATGCCCCTCTGCCCGATCACAATTCGGGACTGCAGTGGTCAATCATCGCCAAGGTGGACGTGGCCGAGGCTTTCGCCAAAGAATCCTCGTTCACCCGCACGATGGTCCTCAGCACCGTCGGGATGATCTTCATCGTCTGCGTCCTGGCGGCCTACCTCGCGCAGGTGTTCGTGCGTCCGATCCGCCGGCTGGAGGCCGGGGCACAACGTATCGCTGCGGGTGACTATCTGGTCGCCATCCCCGTGGAAACGCGAGACGAACTCGGTGACTTGACGCGGGCGTTCAACGATATGAGTCGAAGTCTGACCGTCAAAGATGATCTCCTCAAAGAGCAGCGGCAGCAAAACGACGAATTGCTCCGGTCCCTGATGCCGGACGCCGTAGTCGAACGGTTCCGGCAAGGCGAAGAGACGATCGCCAGCGAACACCACAATGTCACCGTCATTTTCGCCGACCTGCTCGGCATCGACCGCCTGCAGGCCGAGATGAGCCCCGGCGACTACCTGGCGCTGGGCAATGAGTTGATGCGTCAGATCGAAGCCGCCGCAACCGACTTGGGCATCGAGAGCGTCCACACCGTACGCAACGGTTATCTGGCGAGCTGTGGGCTGACAGTGCCCCGACTCGACAACGTCCGACGTACCGTGGATTTCGCGGTCGAATGCGTGCGGATCGTCGAACGGTTCAATTCTGATGCGGGCATCGCCTTGCAACTGCGGGCCGGAATCGACAGTGGAGATGTGGGTAGCGGCCTCATGGGCAGCCCATCGCTCGTCTATGACATGTGGGGCGACGCGGTGAACCTGGCACATCAGGTCAAGGATGGTTCACCGCGTCCGGGCATCTTTGTCACCGCCAAGGTCTATGAAGCCCTGCGAGACACGATGACGTTCGTCGAGGCGGGGTCGGTCACGGTCGGTGATACGTCTCAACCGATCTGGCAGGTGTCGGAGGACCAGCGATGA
- a CDS encoding alpha/beta fold hydrolase — translation MAPVDTTYEGTKREIATEKGVLRYHEAGEGPTLLLLHGSGPGVTGWRNFRGNLAFFAERYRCLVLEFPGFGVSDDFGGHPMLDAQAAVPAFVDALGLDKVDVIGNSMGGGVGINFAINHRDRIGKLVTIGGIGTNIFSSGPSEGIRLLQEFTEDPTRQRLIDWLNSMVYDPALVTEQLIEERFALATDPETLESARRMYGKAAFAAMTKMMRNADFPLPWAIMHKVKAPTLLTWGRDDRVSPLDMALIPMRTIANAELHVFPNCGHWVMIEAKQAFETTVMSFLQRD, via the coding sequence ATAGCACCCGTGGACACGACTTACGAAGGCACCAAGCGCGAGATCGCCACCGAGAAGGGCGTTCTGCGCTACCACGAGGCCGGTGAGGGCCCCACCCTGTTGCTGCTGCACGGATCCGGGCCGGGAGTCACCGGCTGGCGCAACTTCCGCGGCAACCTGGCGTTCTTCGCCGAGCGCTATCGGTGCCTGGTGCTGGAGTTCCCCGGATTCGGGGTCAGCGACGACTTCGGCGGCCATCCCATGCTGGATGCGCAGGCGGCGGTGCCCGCGTTCGTCGACGCGCTCGGCCTGGACAAGGTCGACGTCATCGGGAACTCGATGGGCGGCGGCGTCGGCATCAACTTCGCGATCAATCATCGCGACCGGATCGGCAAGCTGGTCACCATCGGCGGTATCGGGACCAATATCTTCAGCTCGGGCCCGAGCGAGGGAATTCGGCTGCTCCAGGAGTTCACCGAGGATCCCACCCGCCAGCGGCTCATCGACTGGCTCAACTCCATGGTCTACGACCCGGCACTGGTCACCGAGCAACTCATCGAGGAGCGCTTCGCACTGGCCACCGATCCCGAGACCCTCGAGAGTGCGCGGCGGATGTACGGCAAGGCGGCGTTCGCGGCCATGACGAAGATGATGCGCAACGCCGACTTCCCACTGCCGTGGGCCATCATGCACAAAGTCAAGGCGCCCACTCTGCTGACGTGGGGTCGCGACGATCGGGTCAGCCCGTTGGACATGGCGCTGATTCCGATGCGCACCATCGCCAACGCCGAGCTGCACGTGTTCCCCAACTGCGGGCACTGGGTGATGATCGAGGCCAAGCAGGCGTTCGAAACCACCGTGATGAGCTTCCTGCAGCGGGACTAG
- a CDS encoding NAD(P)/FAD-dependent oxidoreductase gives MSPADELDVVVVGAGFAGLYALHKFRGQGLSVRVFEAAPEVGGTWYFNRYPGARCDVESVDYSYSFSDELQQEWTWTEKYATQAEILGYLNWVADTLDLRRDITFDTRVTSAVLDESTLRWSVTTEDGRVTTARFVVMATGALSAAITPAFDGLDTFGGEIYHTAHWPHEGVDFTGKRVAVIGTGSSGIQSIPIFAEQAAHLYVFQRTPNYSIPAGNSALTAAQVAEVKANYAERRRLSMRSGGGSPYVGTTTPTMEASAEERREAFEKRWRLGGVLFSKTFPDQLTDQAANDEARKFWEEKVRTVIDDPAVADLLIPDDHPIGTKRICTDSNYFQTFNRPNVTLISVRRTPIVSVDHTGITTSAEHVDLDAIVFATGFDALTGALGKIDIVGRGGELLRDDWADGPRSYLGLGDDGFPNLFVVTGPGAPAVLANMVLHAEAHVDWIATAIGYLDEHGYAGIEARPDAVENWLAELDQRAATTLFPKANSWYLGANVPGKPRVFMLFIGGFGTYNEICAEVAADGYRGFDLIRMS, from the coding sequence ATGAGCCCAGCAGACGAACTCGACGTGGTCGTGGTCGGCGCCGGTTTCGCCGGGCTGTACGCGCTGCACAAGTTCCGCGGGCAGGGGCTGTCGGTCCGGGTGTTCGAAGCGGCGCCGGAGGTGGGCGGTACCTGGTATTTCAACCGTTACCCCGGAGCCCGGTGTGACGTCGAGAGCGTCGACTACAGCTATTCCTTCTCCGACGAGCTGCAGCAGGAATGGACGTGGACCGAGAAATACGCCACCCAAGCCGAGATCCTGGGCTACCTGAACTGGGTGGCCGACACGCTCGACCTTCGTCGGGACATCACCTTCGACACGCGGGTGACCTCAGCGGTACTCGACGAAAGCACGTTGCGCTGGTCGGTGACGACCGAGGACGGCCGGGTGACCACCGCCAGGTTCGTGGTGATGGCGACCGGAGCATTGTCGGCGGCCATCACGCCGGCGTTCGACGGGCTGGACACCTTCGGCGGGGAGATCTACCACACCGCGCACTGGCCGCACGAGGGCGTGGATTTCACTGGCAAACGTGTCGCGGTCATCGGCACGGGTTCCTCAGGTATTCAATCGATCCCGATCTTCGCCGAACAGGCTGCGCATCTCTATGTCTTCCAGCGCACCCCCAACTACAGCATCCCGGCAGGCAACTCCGCGTTGACCGCCGCACAGGTGGCCGAGGTCAAGGCGAACTATGCCGAGCGCCGGCGGCTCTCGATGCGAAGCGGCGGCGGCTCGCCCTATGTCGGCACGACTACACCCACGATGGAGGCGTCGGCCGAAGAGCGGCGGGAAGCGTTCGAGAAGCGTTGGCGCCTCGGGGGAGTGCTGTTCTCCAAGACGTTCCCCGATCAGCTCACCGACCAGGCCGCCAACGACGAGGCGAGAAAGTTCTGGGAGGAGAAGGTCCGCACGGTCATCGACGACCCGGCAGTCGCCGACCTGTTGATACCCGACGACCATCCGATCGGGACCAAGCGAATCTGCACCGACTCCAACTACTTTCAGACCTTCAACCGGCCGAACGTGACGTTGATCAGCGTCCGCCGCACCCCGATCGTGTCGGTCGATCACACCGGCATCACCACCTCCGCGGAGCATGTTGACCTCGACGCGATTGTGTTCGCCACCGGATTCGACGCGCTCACCGGGGCTTTGGGCAAAATCGACATCGTCGGGCGCGGGGGAGAACTCCTGCGCGACGACTGGGCAGACGGCCCCCGCAGCTACCTCGGTCTGGGCGACGACGGATTCCCCAACCTGTTCGTCGTGACCGGCCCGGGAGCGCCGGCCGTGCTGGCGAACATGGTCCTGCACGCCGAGGCGCACGTGGATTGGATCGCCACGGCCATCGGCTATCTCGATGAGCATGGGTACGCCGGCATCGAGGCGCGCCCGGACGCGGTTGAGAACTGGCTCGCCGAGCTCGACCAGCGCGCCGCGACCACGCTGTTCCCGAAAGCCAACTCGTGGTATCTGGGTGCCAATGTGCCCGGTAAGCCAAGGGTTTTCATGCTCTTCATCGGCGGCTTCGGGACCTACAACGAGATCTGCGCCGAGGTCGCCGCCGACGGATACCGGGGTTTCGACCTGATCAGGATGAGCTAG
- a CDS encoding acyl-CoA dehydrogenase family protein, protein MTASVLDKTMELADQLREQAVEAEKIGQLTDVTVKAMKEAGHIRLLQPAKYGGLEVHPREFAETVMAIAALDPAAGWINGVVGVHPYQLAYADPRVAEEIWADDVDTWVASPYAPQGIARPVDGGYIFNGRWQFSSGTDHCDWIFLGAIKSDADGKVQMPPQMLHMILPRKDYTIVEDSWDVVGLRGTGSKDVIVKDAFVPEYRVMDAFKVMDGTAQREAGMTDTLYLMPWSTMFPLGISSATIGICEGALAAHLDYQRERVSAAGTAIKDDPYVMYAIGEAAADINAARQEILANVDRIYDMVDSGKEVSFEDRAAGRRTQVRAVWRAVSAVDEIFARSGGNAMRMDKPLQRYWRDAHTGMAHAIHVPGTVYHASALSSFGVEPQGPLRAMI, encoded by the coding sequence ATGACCGCTTCGGTGCTCGACAAGACGATGGAGCTCGCCGACCAGCTGCGTGAGCAGGCCGTAGAGGCCGAGAAGATCGGCCAACTCACCGACGTCACCGTCAAGGCGATGAAGGAGGCCGGCCACATCCGGCTGCTTCAGCCGGCCAAGTACGGCGGCTTGGAAGTGCATCCGCGGGAGTTCGCCGAGACCGTGATGGCGATTGCCGCACTCGACCCGGCCGCCGGCTGGATCAACGGCGTTGTGGGCGTGCATCCCTACCAGCTGGCCTACGCCGACCCGCGGGTCGCCGAGGAGATCTGGGCCGACGACGTCGACACCTGGGTGGCTTCGCCCTACGCACCGCAGGGCATCGCCCGGCCGGTCGACGGCGGGTACATCTTCAACGGGCGCTGGCAGTTCAGCTCCGGAACCGACCACTGCGACTGGATCTTCCTGGGCGCCATCAAGAGCGACGCCGACGGCAAGGTGCAGATGCCGCCGCAGATGCTGCACATGATCCTGCCCCGCAAGGACTACACCATCGTCGAGGACTCCTGGGATGTGGTGGGGCTGCGCGGCACCGGCTCCAAAGACGTCATCGTCAAGGACGCCTTCGTACCCGAATACCGGGTGATGGATGCGTTCAAGGTCATGGACGGCACCGCCCAGCGGGAAGCCGGGATGACCGACACCCTCTACCTGATGCCGTGGTCGACGATGTTCCCGCTGGGCATCTCCTCGGCCACCATCGGTATCTGCGAAGGCGCACTCGCCGCACATCTGGACTACCAGCGTGAGCGGGTCAGCGCGGCAGGCACCGCCATCAAAGACGACCCCTACGTGATGTATGCGATCGGCGAGGCCGCCGCCGACATCAACGCCGCCCGCCAGGAGATCCTCGCCAACGTCGACCGGATCTACGACATGGTGGACTCCGGCAAGGAGGTCTCGTTCGAGGACCGCGCCGCCGGGCGGCGCACCCAGGTGCGCGCGGTGTGGCGTGCGGTCAGCGCCGTCGACGAGATCTTTGCCCGCTCCGGCGGCAACGCCATGCGGATGGACAAGCCGCTGCAGCGCTACTGGCGCGATGCCCACACCGGAATGGCCCACGCCATCCACGTGCCGGGCACCGTGTACCACGCGTCGGCTCTGAGCTCGTTCGGTGTCGAGCCGCAGGGCCCGCTCCGGGCGATGATCTGA
- the bphC gene encoding biphenyl-2,3-diol 1,2-dioxygenase gives MSLLKSLGYVTIQTADIDRWRQFAFGVLGFAEGKGPDPSALYLRMDERAARIIVVPGDGDRISTVGWEVRDHAALEQVKEVLDRAGVGYTQLTQSEADDRRVEEVVAFDDPAGTHLEVFHGAVLDHSPVVTPFGARFVTGDQGLGHVVLPALDAPGLFDFYTQVLGFVSRGAYRVPLPKEFGPIRIRFLGINERHHSLAIAPAMHQRDPGLIHMMVEVDTLDAVGEALDRIAAQEFQLSSTLGRHTNDKMVSFYVRAPGDWDIEFGTGGVRIDENHYTAEEITADSYWGHKWVGDLPAAMRP, from the coding sequence GTGAGCCTCCTGAAGAGCCTCGGCTACGTCACCATCCAGACCGCCGACATCGATCGGTGGCGCCAATTCGCCTTCGGCGTGCTGGGATTCGCCGAAGGGAAGGGGCCCGATCCGTCCGCGCTGTACCTGCGCATGGACGAACGGGCGGCGCGGATCATCGTGGTGCCCGGCGACGGTGATCGGATCTCCACGGTCGGCTGGGAGGTCCGCGACCACGCCGCGCTGGAGCAGGTGAAAGAGGTCCTCGACCGCGCCGGGGTCGGCTATACCCAGCTGACGCAGTCCGAGGCCGACGACCGCCGAGTCGAGGAGGTCGTGGCGTTCGACGACCCGGCGGGCACCCACCTGGAGGTCTTCCACGGCGCGGTGCTGGATCACAGCCCGGTGGTCACCCCGTTCGGTGCGCGATTCGTCACCGGCGACCAAGGATTGGGCCACGTCGTGCTGCCGGCGCTCGACGCACCCGGCCTGTTCGACTTCTACACCCAGGTCCTGGGCTTCGTGTCCCGCGGTGCATACCGGGTGCCGCTGCCCAAGGAGTTCGGCCCGATCCGGATCCGCTTCCTCGGCATCAACGAACGCCATCACAGCTTGGCGATCGCCCCGGCGATGCACCAGCGCGATCCCGGCCTGATCCACATGATGGTGGAGGTCGACACCCTCGACGCGGTCGGAGAGGCGCTGGACCGCATCGCCGCGCAGGAGTTCCAACTGTCGTCCACACTCGGTCGGCACACCAACGACAAGATGGTGTCGTTCTACGTCCGCGCTCCCGGCGACTGGGATATCGAGTTCGGCACCGGCGGCGTACGAATCGACGAAAACCATTACACCGCCGAGGAAATCACGGCGGACAGCTACTGGGGTCACAAGTGGGTCGGCGACCTGCCCGCCGCCATGCGGCCCTGA
- a CDS encoding FAD-dependent oxidoreductase, whose protein sequence is MTGVRPVPAASVTTWDHEADVVVAGYGVAGAAAAVEAAGAGADVLVLERAGAWGGAAALAGGFIYMGGGTGLQKACGFEDSAENMAAFLDAAMGPGADRERIADYCEGSVAHFEWLVACGVPFKPEFFGEPGWEPLGDQGLIYSGGEDAYPFNTVAEPAPRGHVPQMQNKKQGQASAGFMLMKPLVQRATDLGVRALYDVRVQALVVESDGRVAGITARQYGTEVTIRARRGVVLGTGSFAYNESMMARFTPRIAGRPVSAVEQHDGQGIRMAQALGADLAHVDATEVAFLVDPQQLVRGILVNARGQRYVAEDTYPGRAGQLTLYHQDDTAYLILDGDAHDEAVASQTPKLILRKPKWVCETVAELEAELGLPFGSLQDTVARYNAAAARGEDPLLHKKARWLRPIGSPVGALDLRHATGGFPLGGLRTNLDAQVLHVSGEPIPGLYAAGRCTAGLAAWGYASGISLGDGSFYGRRAGRSAARG, encoded by the coding sequence ATGACCGGCGTCCGCCCGGTTCCGGCAGCCTCGGTGACGACCTGGGACCACGAGGCCGACGTGGTTGTCGCCGGCTACGGTGTCGCCGGTGCGGCCGCGGCGGTCGAGGCTGCCGGTGCCGGTGCTGATGTCCTGGTGCTCGAACGAGCCGGCGCCTGGGGTGGGGCTGCCGCGCTGGCCGGCGGGTTCATCTACATGGGCGGCGGCACCGGGCTCCAAAAGGCCTGTGGCTTCGAGGATTCCGCCGAGAACATGGCGGCATTCCTGGATGCCGCCATGGGACCGGGTGCCGACCGCGAGCGCATCGCCGACTACTGCGAGGGCAGTGTCGCCCACTTCGAGTGGCTGGTGGCCTGCGGGGTGCCGTTCAAACCGGAGTTCTTCGGTGAGCCGGGGTGGGAACCGCTGGGCGACCAGGGACTGATATACAGCGGCGGCGAGGACGCCTACCCCTTCAACACCGTCGCCGAGCCTGCGCCGCGCGGACATGTCCCGCAGATGCAGAACAAGAAGCAGGGCCAGGCCAGCGCCGGCTTCATGTTGATGAAGCCGTTGGTGCAGAGAGCGACGGACTTGGGTGTCCGCGCGCTCTACGACGTCCGCGTGCAGGCTCTCGTGGTCGAGTCCGACGGCCGCGTCGCCGGGATCACCGCACGCCAGTACGGCACCGAGGTCACCATCCGGGCCCGCCGTGGCGTGGTTCTGGGCACCGGCAGCTTCGCCTACAACGAGTCGATGATGGCCCGCTTCACACCCCGCATCGCCGGCAGGCCGGTGTCCGCGGTGGAACAGCATGACGGGCAAGGCATCCGGATGGCGCAAGCGCTCGGCGCGGACCTGGCCCATGTTGATGCCACCGAGGTCGCGTTCCTGGTCGATCCGCAACAGTTGGTGCGCGGCATCCTGGTCAATGCGCGCGGCCAGCGCTACGTCGCCGAAGACACCTATCCCGGCCGTGCCGGTCAGCTCACGCTCTATCACCAAGACGACACGGCATATCTCATCCTCGACGGGGATGCTCACGACGAGGCTGTGGCATCGCAGACACCGAAACTGATTCTGCGCAAGCCGAAATGGGTGTGCGAGACCGTGGCCGAGCTCGAGGCCGAACTCGGCCTGCCCTTCGGCAGCCTGCAGGACACAGTGGCGCGCTACAACGCTGCCGCCGCCCGCGGCGAGGATCCGTTGTTGCACAAGAAGGCGCGCTGGCTGCGGCCGATCGGCAGCCCGGTCGGCGCTCTCGATCTGCGGCACGCCACCGGCGGGTTCCCGCTGGGCGGGTTGCGCACCAACCTCGACGCGCAAGTGCTGCATGTCAGTGGCGAGCCGATCCCCGGCCTGTACGCGGCCGGACGCTGCACCGCCGGCCTGGCGGCATGGGGGTACGCCAGCGGCATCTCGTTGGGAGACGGCAGTTTCTACGGCCGCCGGGCCGGACGCTCAGCCGCCCGCGGGTAG
- a CDS encoding HicB family toxin-antitoxin system, with amino-acid sequence MIRIPEVHGATQVHRLKEAEAMAREYLALQLNVPLYEISIEIASIRMKRPEFREIGAMAEKIRDLREQARRLERESVASAREFAHWLIANGVPVRDIAELLDVSSQRVSQLTRDS; translated from the coding sequence ATGATCCGCATTCCCGAAGTCCACGGTGCCACCCAGGTGCATCGACTCAAAGAAGCAGAAGCGATGGCGCGCGAATACCTGGCGCTTCAGCTGAACGTGCCTCTCTACGAAATCAGCATCGAGATCGCCAGCATCCGCATGAAGCGGCCCGAGTTTCGTGAGATCGGGGCGATGGCAGAGAAGATCCGTGACCTACGTGAGCAAGCTCGTCGGCTCGAGCGGGAATCGGTCGCCAGTGCCCGCGAGTTTGCCCATTGGCTCATCGCCAACGGTGTACCTGTTCGCGACATCGCCGAACTCCTCGACGTCTCCTCACAACGAGTCAGCCAACTGACGAGGGACTCGTAA
- a CDS encoding TetR/AcrR family transcriptional regulator, which produces MRTRGWGGDVPASDAEAITRILTGARSAIEEFGERTTIADVARVLGVTRQTIYHYFANTDQLMAAVGAEASTSFIEGIQASLRGITDPADAVVEGIALALERLPGDPLVGLMVRAQRATALAEIVLRENSNARIQGRAMLLGLDIDWSALPPGAVDDVLHISLRTLQSLIISPLDDSNELRELLRLWIAPAIRAMQSEAASPPSRPARRRQG; this is translated from the coding sequence ATGCGCACTCGCGGGTGGGGAGGCGATGTTCCGGCGTCGGACGCGGAGGCGATCACCCGTATCCTCACCGGGGCGCGTAGCGCGATAGAAGAATTCGGCGAGCGGACGACCATTGCGGACGTCGCGCGAGTCTTGGGAGTGACCCGGCAGACGATCTATCACTACTTCGCCAATACCGACCAGCTGATGGCGGCCGTCGGGGCGGAGGCGTCCACAAGCTTCATCGAGGGAATACAGGCGTCGCTCCGCGGTATCACCGATCCGGCCGATGCTGTTGTCGAAGGGATTGCGCTCGCCCTCGAGCGACTCCCGGGTGACCCTCTCGTAGGGCTGATGGTGCGGGCGCAACGTGCGACCGCACTGGCTGAAATCGTTCTGCGCGAGAACTCCAACGCGCGAATACAGGGCCGCGCCATGCTCCTCGGGCTGGACATCGACTGGTCCGCCCTGCCGCCGGGCGCCGTTGACGATGTTCTGCATATCTCTCTTCGGACACTGCAGTCGTTGATCATCTCGCCGCTGGATGATTCGAACGAACTTCGTGAGCTCCTCCGGCTGTGGATTGCCCCGGCGATCCGCGCAATGCAGAGCGAAGCGGCCTCACCACCATCCAGACCGGCGCGAAGGCGGCAAGGCTGA